A single Saccopteryx bilineata isolate mSacBil1 chromosome 9, mSacBil1_pri_phased_curated, whole genome shotgun sequence DNA region contains:
- the MRLN gene encoding myoregulin: protein MTCKNWVLISTATPTSLEDEIVGRLLKILLVIFVDFMSIIYVVVTS, encoded by the coding sequence ATGACATGTAAAAACTGGGTATTAATTTCCACTGCCACCCCTACAAGTCTGGAAGATGAAATTGTGGGAAGACTTCTAAAAATTTTGCTTGTTATCTTTGTTGACTTCATGTCTATTATATATGTTGTTGTAACTTCTTAG